A DNA window from Ctenopharyngodon idella isolate HZGC_01 chromosome 8, HZGC01, whole genome shotgun sequence contains the following coding sequences:
- the dennd2da gene encoding DENN/MADD domain containing 2Da isoform X1, producing the protein MTSSRRTWMFSSMRSTTRPSLDERENPFRRRLFSSFRGDQREQKSQGLEDGVSDIDKRRSFSDGGLETNKGVFLPGEDQSDMGAMKRFSTLFSSFRGKINKDRTGKEPDLPASAELSPVEEKAKEQRYASGQFFFEYLVVVRPKKNKDGIYEPQIIYQFPKKDGMVRFQKEEEEKTLKALTLFCFPEGVNWAPLTECPSETFSFVLTDVDGSRKNGYCRRLLPDGKGARLPEAYCIISNVACFGLFSKIFDEVEQRRKISMAMIYPFMQSLREAAFPAPGHTVNIKSFIPERGTEIISLTRPTDSWLEHVDFRTLFTCLSDDEVLKVFAAIVLERRIIFIAEELGTLSQVIHAVAVLLYPFIWQHTLISIVPEILIDVIMAPTPYLLGVQKRLADQVIDQTELLVVDLSEDRKETFIKCMGDEDTILPHKLKEEIKQALSAKNEKSSLEELNRVVPEAFLPFFIKTVGHYSKHIVRNGQDKRGEFQQTHFCKAIESKSMRRFVKKFVQTQMFDLFIQEMEQRPASQDGTGFFDRKIAEYQKKMKEKAKKH; encoded by the exons ATGACATCATCCAGGAGAACATGGATGTTCTCCTCAATGCGTTCTACGA CTAGACCGTCATTAGATGAAAGGGAAAATCCTTTCAGGAGGAgattattttcttctttcagaGGTGATCAACGTGAAC AAAAGTCTCAAGGACTAGAAGACGGTGTCTCTGACATAGATAAGAGACGAAGTTTCTCAGATGGAGGGCTTGAGACCAACAAAG GTGTCTTTCTTCCAGGTGAAGATCAATCAGACATGGGAGCCATGAAGAGGTTCAGTACCTTATTTTCGTCCTTCCGTGGGAAAATCAACAAAGACA GAACTGGCAAGGAACCAGATCTACCTGCTAGCGCAGAGCTCTCTCCCGTGGAAGAAAAGGCAAAGGAGCAGCGCTACGCTAGCGGGCAGTTTTTCTTCGAATATCTGGTGGTGGTTCGACCTAAGAAGAACAAAGATGGCATATATGAGCCACAGATCATCTATCAGTTCCCTAAG AAGGATGGAATGGTGCGATTTCAgaaggaggaggaagagaagaCGTTAAAGGCGCTCACACTCTTTTGCTTTCCAGAGGGTGTTAACTGGGCGCCCTTAACAGAATGTCCCAG TGAAACATTCTCTTTCGTGCTTACAGATGTTGATGGTTCGAGGAAGAATGGATACTGTAGGAGGCTGCTG CCTGATGGGAAGGGTGCTCGTCTGCCAGAGGCCTACTGTATCATCAGTAATGTAGCCTGTTTTGGACTCTTTTCCAAG atttttgatgAGGTGGAGCAACGCAGAAAGATCTCCATGGCGATGATTTACCCATTTATGCAGAGCCTGAGGGAGGCGGCTTTTCCTGCCCCTGGACACACTGTTAATATCAAAAGCTTTATTCCAGAAAGAGGCACTGAG ATCATCAGTTTGACTCGTCCGACAGACTCCTGGCTGGAGCATGTAGATTTCCGTACGTTGTTCACATGCCTGTCAGATGATGAGGTGCTTAAGGTCTTTGCTGCTATTGTACTTGAGCGGAGGATCATCTTCATCGCTGAGGAGCTTGG GACATTGTCTCAGGTCATCCACGCAGTGGCTGTTCTCCTGTATCCTTTCATCTGGCAGCACACGCTCATTTCCATCGTTCCCGAGATCCTAATCGATGTCATCATGGCCCCCACACCATATCTGCTGGGTGTCCAGAAACGCCTCGCAGATCAGGTCATTGACCAGACTGAG CTGCTTGTTGTTGACTTGTCAGAAGACAGGAAGGAGACGTTTATCAAGTGT ATGGGAGATGAGGACACAATATTACCTCACAAACTCAAAGAGGAAATCAAGCAGGCCCTCAGTGCCAAAAATGAGAAATCAA GTCTTGAGGAGTTGAACCGGGTGGTCCCAGAAGCTTTCCTACCGTTCTTTATCAAGACTGTCGGCCACTACTCTAAACACATCGTGCGGAATGGCCAAGACAAGCGGGGCGAGTTCCAGCAAACGCATTTCTGTAAAGCTATAGAATCCAAGAGCATGAGACGGTTTGTAAAGAAGTTCGTACAGACGCAGATGTTCGACCTCTTCATTCAGGAAATGGAACAGAGACCCGCCTCTCAGGACGGCACAG GGTTTTTTGACAGAAAGATTGCTGAATACCAGAAAAAGATGAAAGAGAAAGCCAAGAAACACTAG
- the dennd2da gene encoding DENN/MADD domain containing 2Da isoform X3 gives MTSSRRTWMFSSMRSTTRPSLDERENPFRRRLFSSFRGDQREQKSQGLEDGVSDIDKRRSFSDGGLETNKGVFLPGEDQSDMGAMKRFSTLFSSFRGKINKDRTGKEPDLPASAELSPVEEKAKEQRYASGQFFFEYLVVVRPKKNKDGIYEPQIIYQFPKKDGMVRFQKEEEEKTLKALTLFCFPEGVNWAPLTECPSETFSFVLTDVDGSRKNGYCRRLLPDGKGARLPEAYCIISNVACFGLFSKIFDEVEQRRKISMAMIYPFMQSLREAAFPAPGHTVNIKSFIPERGTEIISLTRPTDSWLEHVDFRTLFTCLSDDEVLKVFAAIVLERRIIFIAEELGTLSQVIHAVAVLLYPFIWQHTLISIVPEILIDVIMAPTPYLLGVQKRLADQVIDQTELLVVDLSEDRKETFIKWEMRTQYYLTNSKRKSSRPSVPKMRNQVLRS, from the exons ATGACATCATCCAGGAGAACATGGATGTTCTCCTCAATGCGTTCTACGA CTAGACCGTCATTAGATGAAAGGGAAAATCCTTTCAGGAGGAgattattttcttctttcagaGGTGATCAACGTGAAC AAAAGTCTCAAGGACTAGAAGACGGTGTCTCTGACATAGATAAGAGACGAAGTTTCTCAGATGGAGGGCTTGAGACCAACAAAG GTGTCTTTCTTCCAGGTGAAGATCAATCAGACATGGGAGCCATGAAGAGGTTCAGTACCTTATTTTCGTCCTTCCGTGGGAAAATCAACAAAGACA GAACTGGCAAGGAACCAGATCTACCTGCTAGCGCAGAGCTCTCTCCCGTGGAAGAAAAGGCAAAGGAGCAGCGCTACGCTAGCGGGCAGTTTTTCTTCGAATATCTGGTGGTGGTTCGACCTAAGAAGAACAAAGATGGCATATATGAGCCACAGATCATCTATCAGTTCCCTAAG AAGGATGGAATGGTGCGATTTCAgaaggaggaggaagagaagaCGTTAAAGGCGCTCACACTCTTTTGCTTTCCAGAGGGTGTTAACTGGGCGCCCTTAACAGAATGTCCCAG TGAAACATTCTCTTTCGTGCTTACAGATGTTGATGGTTCGAGGAAGAATGGATACTGTAGGAGGCTGCTG CCTGATGGGAAGGGTGCTCGTCTGCCAGAGGCCTACTGTATCATCAGTAATGTAGCCTGTTTTGGACTCTTTTCCAAG atttttgatgAGGTGGAGCAACGCAGAAAGATCTCCATGGCGATGATTTACCCATTTATGCAGAGCCTGAGGGAGGCGGCTTTTCCTGCCCCTGGACACACTGTTAATATCAAAAGCTTTATTCCAGAAAGAGGCACTGAG ATCATCAGTTTGACTCGTCCGACAGACTCCTGGCTGGAGCATGTAGATTTCCGTACGTTGTTCACATGCCTGTCAGATGATGAGGTGCTTAAGGTCTTTGCTGCTATTGTACTTGAGCGGAGGATCATCTTCATCGCTGAGGAGCTTGG GACATTGTCTCAGGTCATCCACGCAGTGGCTGTTCTCCTGTATCCTTTCATCTGGCAGCACACGCTCATTTCCATCGTTCCCGAGATCCTAATCGATGTCATCATGGCCCCCACACCATATCTGCTGGGTGTCCAGAAACGCCTCGCAGATCAGGTCATTGACCAGACTGAG CTGCTTGTTGTTGACTTGTCAGAAGACAGGAAGGAGACGTTTATCAA ATGGGAGATGAGGACACAATATTACCTCACAAACTCAAAGAGGAAATCAAGCAGGCCCTCAGTGCCAAAAATGAGAAATCAA GTCTTGAGGAGTTGA
- the dennd2da gene encoding DENN/MADD domain containing 2Da isoform X2 yields MNSNMNGITVSNVKRRGTKCKHRSVFLPGEDQSDMGAMKRFSTLFSSFRGKINKDRTGKEPDLPASAELSPVEEKAKEQRYASGQFFFEYLVVVRPKKNKDGIYEPQIIYQFPKKDGMVRFQKEEEEKTLKALTLFCFPEGVNWAPLTECPSETFSFVLTDVDGSRKNGYCRRLLPDGKGARLPEAYCIISNVACFGLFSKIFDEVEQRRKISMAMIYPFMQSLREAAFPAPGHTVNIKSFIPERGTEIISLTRPTDSWLEHVDFRTLFTCLSDDEVLKVFAAIVLERRIIFIAEELGTLSQVIHAVAVLLYPFIWQHTLISIVPEILIDVIMAPTPYLLGVQKRLADQVIDQTELLVVDLSEDRKETFIKCMGDEDTILPHKLKEEIKQALSAKNEKSSLEELNRVVPEAFLPFFIKTVGHYSKHIVRNGQDKRGEFQQTHFCKAIESKSMRRFVKKFVQTQMFDLFIQEMEQRPASQDGTGFFDRKIAEYQKKMKEKAKKH; encoded by the exons ATGAATTCGAACATGAACGGAATTACTGTATCTAATGTCAAAAGAAGAGGAACGAAGTGTAAACACCGGA GTGTCTTTCTTCCAGGTGAAGATCAATCAGACATGGGAGCCATGAAGAGGTTCAGTACCTTATTTTCGTCCTTCCGTGGGAAAATCAACAAAGACA GAACTGGCAAGGAACCAGATCTACCTGCTAGCGCAGAGCTCTCTCCCGTGGAAGAAAAGGCAAAGGAGCAGCGCTACGCTAGCGGGCAGTTTTTCTTCGAATATCTGGTGGTGGTTCGACCTAAGAAGAACAAAGATGGCATATATGAGCCACAGATCATCTATCAGTTCCCTAAG AAGGATGGAATGGTGCGATTTCAgaaggaggaggaagagaagaCGTTAAAGGCGCTCACACTCTTTTGCTTTCCAGAGGGTGTTAACTGGGCGCCCTTAACAGAATGTCCCAG TGAAACATTCTCTTTCGTGCTTACAGATGTTGATGGTTCGAGGAAGAATGGATACTGTAGGAGGCTGCTG CCTGATGGGAAGGGTGCTCGTCTGCCAGAGGCCTACTGTATCATCAGTAATGTAGCCTGTTTTGGACTCTTTTCCAAG atttttgatgAGGTGGAGCAACGCAGAAAGATCTCCATGGCGATGATTTACCCATTTATGCAGAGCCTGAGGGAGGCGGCTTTTCCTGCCCCTGGACACACTGTTAATATCAAAAGCTTTATTCCAGAAAGAGGCACTGAG ATCATCAGTTTGACTCGTCCGACAGACTCCTGGCTGGAGCATGTAGATTTCCGTACGTTGTTCACATGCCTGTCAGATGATGAGGTGCTTAAGGTCTTTGCTGCTATTGTACTTGAGCGGAGGATCATCTTCATCGCTGAGGAGCTTGG GACATTGTCTCAGGTCATCCACGCAGTGGCTGTTCTCCTGTATCCTTTCATCTGGCAGCACACGCTCATTTCCATCGTTCCCGAGATCCTAATCGATGTCATCATGGCCCCCACACCATATCTGCTGGGTGTCCAGAAACGCCTCGCAGATCAGGTCATTGACCAGACTGAG CTGCTTGTTGTTGACTTGTCAGAAGACAGGAAGGAGACGTTTATCAAGTGT ATGGGAGATGAGGACACAATATTACCTCACAAACTCAAAGAGGAAATCAAGCAGGCCCTCAGTGCCAAAAATGAGAAATCAA GTCTTGAGGAGTTGAACCGGGTGGTCCCAGAAGCTTTCCTACCGTTCTTTATCAAGACTGTCGGCCACTACTCTAAACACATCGTGCGGAATGGCCAAGACAAGCGGGGCGAGTTCCAGCAAACGCATTTCTGTAAAGCTATAGAATCCAAGAGCATGAGACGGTTTGTAAAGAAGTTCGTACAGACGCAGATGTTCGACCTCTTCATTCAGGAAATGGAACAGAGACCCGCCTCTCAGGACGGCACAG GGTTTTTTGACAGAAAGATTGCTGAATACCAGAAAAAGATGAAAGAGAAAGCCAAGAAACACTAG
- the LOC127517425 gene encoding DNA damage-regulated autophagy modulator protein 2 — protein MWWFQRGLCALPVALVIWSSTTFLISYATAVVLGHADLLIPYISDTGTEVPERCVFGFMLSISAFLGLGTMYVRYKQVQALISASESGLQLLNFTGLLMGIFSTVGMCVVANFQKTDMMSIHLLGAGLTFGPGTLYILVQTGMSYRMQPRFHGRDILWARMAVGMWTLVSIITLFISSVLMYDDLPGVDVANKLHWRPGERGFIPHQVSAAAEWSLAFSFICFFLTYKRDFQKITLRVQPVLQSNHLYDYSRYEEREHVQHGERSPLLAGTI, from the exons ATGTGGTGGTTTCAGCGGGGGCTGTGTGCTCTCCCGGTGGCTCTGGTTATCTGGTCATCCACTACGTTCCTCATCTCTTATGCCACAGCGGTCGTGTTGGGCCATGCCGACCTGCTCATTCCATACATAAG TGACACGGGCACCGAGGTTCCTGAACGCTGTGTGTTTGGCTTCATGCTGTCAATCTCAGCTTTCTTAG gGTTGGGCACCATGTATGTTCGATATAAACAAGTTCAGGCATTGATTTCGGCCTCTGAGTCGGGCTTACAGCTGCTGAACTTCACAGGCCTCCTGATGGGCATTTTCAGCACTGTAGGGATGTGTGTTGTGGCCAACTTCCAG AAAACAGATATGATGTCCATCCACCTTTTGGGGGCAGGGCTGACCTTCGGCCCTGGGACATTGTATATCCTGGTTCAGACCGGCATGTCATACCGCATGCAGCCGCGTTTCCACGGCAGAGATATTCTATGGGCACGTATGGCTGTGGGAATGTGGACGCTCGTTAGCATAATTACAC TTTTCATATCCTCTGTGTTAATGTATGATGACCTGCCTGGTGTGGATGTTGCTAATAAGTTACATTGGCGGCCAGGAGAGAGA GGTTTTATACCGCATCAGGTCAGTGCTGCAGCCGAGTGGTCTCTGGCATTCTCCTTCATCTGCTTTTTCCTCACATACAAACGTGATTTCCAG AAAATCACTCTGCGGGTTCAGCCTGTACTTCAGAGTAATCATCTCTACGATTATTCTCGCTATGAGGAGAGAGAGCACGTGCAACATGGAGAGCGCTCTCCTCTACTGGCTGGCACCATATGA